The following coding sequences are from one Sesamum indicum cultivar Zhongzhi No. 13 linkage group LG11, S_indicum_v1.0, whole genome shotgun sequence window:
- the LOC105174287 gene encoding probable serine/threonine-protein kinase PBL19 — MVMKCFQFHIGEKREEAKTPRPTSVQSSFTDHEIRQSGSEFNSQNASEESTESRGRSQFPSLSERPSNLKVFTFPELKQATKNFSRTTKLGEGGFGCVFKGIVKISEDPAQKIDVAVKQLGRRGLQGHKEWVTEVNVLGVVEHPNLVKLVGYCAEDDERGIQRLLIYEYMPNGSVEEHLSAKSVTPLPWAMRLRIALDAARGLAYLHEEMDFQIIFRDFKSSNILLDEQWNAKLSDFGLARLGPPEGLTHVSTAVVGTMGYAAPEYIQTGRLTSKSDVWSYGVFLYELITGRRPLDRNRPRSEQKLLEWVKPYLSDAKKFQQILDPRLEGKQILKSAHKLSLVANRCLARLQKTRPKMSEVLEMINQVVEGTNGTGNPQPPLMSKEQKKKFEEPEAKGKRRIADMKIGDGGWLVRVWSSKLVKTC; from the exons ATGGTCATGAAGTGCTTCCAATTCCACATTGGAGAGAAAAGGGAAGAAGCAAAGACACCAAGGCCAACTTCGGTGCAGTCCTCATTTACTGATCATGAAATAAGGCAATCTGGATCCGAATTTAATTCTCAGAATGCATCAGAAGAAAGCACCGAGTCCAGAGGTCGTAGCCAATTCCCAAGTTTGTCAGAGAGACCCAGTAATCTCAAGGTCTTCACTTTTCCGGAGCTGAAAcaagcaacaaaaaatttcagcCGCACTACCAAACTTGGGGAAGGGGGATTCGGATGTGTTTTTAAGGGCATTGTGAAGATCTCTGAGGATCCAGCTCAGAAAATTGATGTAGCTGTAAAACAACTTGGTAGAAGAGGACTGCAG GGTCACAAAGAATGGGTTACAGAAGTTAATGTTCTTGGTGTTGTTGAACATCCAAATCTCGTGAAACTCGTTGGCTACTGTGCTGAGGATGATGAAAGAGGAATCCAACGACTTCTGATATATGAATACATGCCCAATGGAAGCGTGGAAGAACATTTGTCAGCTAAGTCAGTCACACCTCTTCCGTGGGCTATGAGGCTGAGGATTGCCCTCGATGCTGCACGTGGCTTAGCATACCTGCATGAGGAAATGGATTTTCAG ATCATCTTCAGGGATTTCAAATCTTCTAACATTCTCCTAGATGAGCAATGGAATGCTAAACTATCAGACTTTGGATTGGCTCGACTGGGACCTCCAGAGGGACTAACCCATGTATCGACTGCG GTTGTCGGGACCATGGGTTATGCAGCTCCCGAATACATTCAAACTGGTCGTCTCACATCAAAGAGCGATGTATGGAGCTATGGCGTCTTCCTCTACGAGCTCATTACTGGCAGACGGCCATTGGATCGGAACCGCCCCAGAAGTGAGCAGAAGCTCTTAGAATGGGTAAAACCATACCTATCAGATGCCAAGAAGTTTCAGCAGATATTGGATCCAAGGCTTGAAGGGAAGCAAATACTTAAATCAGCTCACAAACTCTCGCTTGTAGCTAATCGCTGCTTGGCCAGACTCCAGAAAACACGGCCAAAGATGAGCGAAGTTCTGGAAATGATTAACCAAGTTGTAGAGGGAACAAACGGTACAGGCAATCCCCAACCACCTTTGATGAGTAAagagcaaaaaaaaaagtttgaggAACCTGAAGCTAAAGGTAAAAGAAGGATCGCAGACATGAAAATCGGGGACGGTGGCTGGCTGGTCCGTGTGTGGTCATCAAAGCTCGTGAAGACATGCTGA